Proteins co-encoded in one Deltaproteobacteria bacterium genomic window:
- a CDS encoding diguanylate cyclase: MKKDSILIVDPENSHRDHLAKVLRAQGFKVFSAADADSALNLFSNLEPALIILDETVNGLTPTDLIQAIEARNLDSFIIVMSRQADLDHSMNWIMAGALACLSKPVQFEKLKPVIEMGLENKEAFREILQLTHDLKSANLELKKNQELLVKERGALNEKTKQIRFLYELSTDLSATLKTQAILDLVTRALAWLVKPDLTIIISAFVPQDQATFYTSRRLSPALTSRLADELMPQMERDLSSEDIIHHLAQPIKPARPLSRRPPHQIVLPLVVAGEKNGLLALYFLKKPKPDHDRRLLLESVVMQAAQALHNAHQHEAALHLATRDPLTGLFNRRAFEENLHQEYKRVRRHQRPMSLLMIDLDHFKSVNDRYGHQTGDEVLKTVAHIIANCARETDIPARFGGEEFAVILPDTPQDQALLLAERIQKKISQTAILVREVPLRLTISQGLAASDVSHVRQADDLVRLADRALYQAKEDGRNTIRTVEDLMIKTPLKGAVHA; this comes from the coding sequence TTGAAAAAGGATTCAATCTTGATCGTTGACCCTGAAAACTCCCACAGGGATCATCTGGCCAAGGTCCTTAGGGCCCAGGGGTTTAAAGTGTTTTCTGCGGCCGACGCGGACAGCGCCTTGAACCTCTTCTCAAACCTGGAGCCAGCCTTGATTATTCTGGATGAAACAGTCAATGGTTTGACGCCAACCGATCTAATCCAGGCAATTGAAGCCAGAAATTTGGATAGTTTCATTATCGTTATGTCCCGGCAAGCTGACCTGGATCATTCCATGAACTGGATTATGGCAGGGGCCCTGGCCTGCCTGTCAAAACCTGTGCAGTTTGAGAAACTGAAACCGGTAATCGAAATGGGTCTGGAAAATAAAGAAGCCTTTCGCGAGATCCTTCAGCTGACCCACGACCTGAAGTCGGCCAATCTTGAGCTGAAAAAAAACCAGGAGCTCCTGGTCAAAGAAAGGGGCGCACTCAATGAAAAGACAAAACAAATCCGGTTTCTTTATGAATTGAGCACCGATCTGAGCGCAACCCTTAAAACTCAGGCCATCCTCGACCTGGTGACCCGAGCCTTAGCCTGGCTGGTCAAGCCTGATCTGACCATTATCATATCTGCTTTCGTGCCCCAGGATCAGGCGACTTTTTATACCAGCCGGCGCCTCAGTCCAGCCCTGACCAGCCGCCTGGCCGATGAATTGATGCCTCAGATGGAAAGAGACCTCTCTTCAGAAGATATAATTCACCATCTGGCGCAGCCAATCAAGCCAGCCCGCCCCCTATCCCGGCGTCCTCCGCATCAGATTGTCCTGCCTCTGGTTGTGGCTGGAGAAAAAAACGGCCTGCTGGCCCTTTATTTTTTAAAAAAACCGAAACCAGACCATGACCGAAGGCTGCTTCTTGAAAGCGTGGTCATGCAGGCAGCTCAAGCTTTGCACAACGCTCACCAACATGAAGCGGCCCTGCATCTGGCCACACGAGACCCCTTAACCGGCTTGTTTAACCGCCGAGCCTTTGAGGAGAACCTCCATCAGGAATACAAAAGGGTTCGGCGCCACCAGAGACCCATGTCGCTACTCATGATTGACCTGGACCACTTCAAGTCTGTTAATGATCGTTATGGACATCAAACTGGCGACGAAGTGCTTAAAACCGTGGCTCATATCATTGCCAATTGCGCCCGGGAGACTGATATCCCGGCCAGGTTCGGCGGGGAAGAGTTCGCGGTCATCCTCCCGGATACTCCGCAAGATCAAGCCCTGCTCCTGGCAGAGCGTATTCAAAAAAAGATATCTCAAACCGCGATTCTCGTCAGGGAAGTCCCGCTGAGACTGACCATCAGCCAAGGTCTGGCCGCCAGTGACGTTTCCCATGTCAGGCAGGCTGACGACCTGGTCCGCCTGGCTGACCGGGCCTTATACCAGGCCAAGGAAGATGGCCGGAATACCATTCGTACCGTCGAGGATCTTATGATCAAGACGCCGTTAAAGGGAGCCGTTCATGCCTGA
- the fliS gene encoding flagellar export chaperone FliS, with amino-acid sequence MSGYGQMQYKRTQVTTVDKGRLIILLYEGAIKFIRQAKECAESGDIEGKANNINRAMDVIAELNHSLNITDGGEIAANLRRLYLFMSDQLLTGKIKKETHYLDEVIRLLSSLNEAWNDVVSKPEAQQAVPQEEAASQRASVKV; translated from the coding sequence ATGAGTGGATACGGACAAATGCAGTATAAGCGAACTCAGGTAACCACCGTTGATAAAGGCCGGTTGATTATCCTGCTTTATGAGGGAGCGATCAAGTTCATCCGTCAGGCCAAGGAATGCGCTGAATCCGGAGATATAGAAGGCAAAGCGAATAACATCAACCGGGCCATGGATGTCATTGCCGAGCTCAACCACTCGCTTAATATAACTGACGGCGGGGAGATAGCCGCCAACTTGAGAAGATTATACCTGTTTATGTCCGATCAGCTGTTGACGGGCAAAATCAAGAAAGAGACCCATTATCTGGATGAAGTCATCCGGCTCCTGAGCTCCCTGAACGAGGCCTGGAATGACGTGGTTAGCAAACCGGAGGCCCAGCAGGCCGTTCCTCAGGAAGAAGCCGCCAGTCAGCGAGCCTCGGTTAAGGTTTAA
- a CDS encoding GNAT family N-acetyltransferase, producing MNKILKDLASGALCTAIDANQIEEHTSFGCGEGAELHTDPDMTWIFTGIPYPIFNGVLCARLSQDTAHERIEETISYFKYRNIPMMWWTGPCSQPPDLGNYLQAHGLVFAGEQPGMALDMETLNDNPPLPEGLSIEHVQNEEDLKHWTGAVQNGFNLPKFVAKALFDHFAALGLTKNHPRRHYVGRLHGEPVASATLFLGAGVAGLYYIATMKKARHRGIGTAMTLIPLLEARQMNYRIGVLQASELGLGVYSQIGFKEYCTLGRYLCV from the coding sequence ATGAATAAAATATTGAAAGACTTAGCGTCAGGCGCCTTGTGTACTGCCATTGACGCCAACCAGATCGAAGAACACACCAGCTTCGGATGCGGAGAGGGAGCGGAACTTCACACGGACCCGGACATGACCTGGATTTTTACGGGCATTCCATACCCTATCTTTAATGGAGTGCTGTGCGCCCGACTTTCTCAGGACACGGCTCATGAAAGAATCGAGGAGACGATCAGCTATTTCAAGTACCGGAACATACCGATGATGTGGTGGACCGGCCCCTGCTCTCAGCCTCCGGACCTGGGAAATTATCTTCAAGCTCACGGCCTTGTCTTCGCCGGGGAGCAGCCTGGCATGGCCCTAGACATGGAAACGCTCAATGATAATCCGCCTCTGCCAGAAGGATTGAGTATCGAACATGTCCAAAATGAAGAGGATTTAAAACACTGGACCGGCGCGGTTCAGAATGGCTTTAACTTACCAAAATTCGTGGCCAAAGCCCTCTTCGATCACTTCGCCGCCCTGGGCCTGACGAAAAATCATCCGCGGCGGCACTATGTCGGCCGGCTGCACGGAGAGCCTGTGGCATCGGCCACGCTCTTTTTAGGGGCCGGTGTGGCTGGCCTGTATTACATAGCGACAATGAAGAAGGCCCGGCATCGGGGAATTGGCACCGCCATGACCCTGATTCCTCTGCTCGAAGCCCGGCAGATGAACTACCGCATCGGGGTCCTGCAGGCATCTGAGCTAGGGCTGGGAGTTTATTCCCAAATAGGCTTTAAAGAATATTGCACCCTGGGGAGGTATTTATGCGTATAA
- a CDS encoding glycosyltransferase family 9 protein — protein MTDADLHPENILVIQLARFGDFLQTTPLLAALKARYPHSELTVLVTANQAELARTNPNLDAVLTVDLGNLAEIAQRRTLLSEKFKELSTAVKGLKALEYDLLINLNTSRVAALLGHLIPAKKRQGSHFGQDRRRLLTAPWTRFIMHLMAHRRLIRFNLVDLLTTYAGHGVPPSAGLTYPLTSETARLASDLLGPGLNGPLLGIQLGSRHKSRQWPVENYACLGQKLIMEQGAHLVLLGTNEERSLGQDFMARLGRTAPQARIRVIDLMGRTSVPGLAGVLDRLDLLITSDTGSMHLAAALKTPILALFMGPALCHETGPCGPGHLIAQVVTDCSPCTEDESRCSEMVCRFMIKPSLVFSLARYLLSQKASDLPGREMLGSNVRILVSEMDDFGTIYRPLIPWPLDREEILALAFREAGRSFMRAGYRVQEEKLGSEFMNFEPSELPGLGNLVRRLVELEEFLPLRKDRGPVTDIIKIGTEEPELKPLIRTLLIPEVSPKTAQGMVQNMRAVISKALSYSSSRVDTGRQSCLFQKAMG, from the coding sequence ATGACTGACGCGGACCTGCACCCTGAGAACATCCTTGTAATCCAACTGGCCCGGTTCGGAGACTTCCTCCAGACCACCCCTCTCCTGGCCGCGCTCAAGGCCAGGTACCCGCACAGCGAGCTGACAGTTCTGGTAACCGCAAATCAAGCTGAGCTTGCCCGGACCAACCCGAATCTTGACGCGGTCCTGACCGTGGACCTGGGAAACCTGGCCGAAATAGCCCAGCGCCGCACCCTTCTTTCTGAAAAATTTAAAGAGCTCTCCACAGCGGTCAAAGGATTAAAAGCGCTAGAATACGACCTGTTGATCAACCTCAACACTTCACGGGTGGCCGCCTTACTGGGACACCTTATTCCAGCCAAAAAAAGGCAAGGTTCACACTTTGGCCAAGACCGAAGGCGTTTACTCACAGCGCCGTGGACCAGATTCATCATGCATCTTATGGCTCACCGCCGCCTGATCCGCTTCAATCTGGTTGACCTGCTGACCACTTATGCCGGTCATGGGGTTCCACCGTCAGCCGGATTGACCTATCCTCTGACCTCTGAGACGGCTCGCCTGGCTTCTGACCTGCTGGGACCGGGCTTAAATGGTCCCCTGCTCGGGATCCAGCTCGGTTCCCGGCACAAGTCCCGGCAGTGGCCTGTGGAAAATTATGCCTGCCTGGGCCAAAAACTAATCATGGAACAAGGGGCTCATCTGGTTCTCCTGGGAACAAACGAGGAACGTTCCCTGGGTCAGGATTTCATGGCCCGGCTGGGCCGCACGGCGCCGCAGGCAAGAATAAGGGTAATTGACCTCATGGGTCGAACGAGTGTCCCGGGCCTGGCCGGAGTTTTAGACAGGCTCGATCTGCTCATCACATCAGACACCGGAAGCATGCATCTGGCCGCTGCACTCAAAACACCGATCCTGGCTTTGTTTATGGGCCCGGCCTTGTGTCACGAAACCGGCCCCTGTGGCCCGGGTCACCTGATCGCCCAGGTTGTAACCGACTGTTCGCCTTGCACAGAGGATGAATCCCGCTGTAGCGAGATGGTCTGCCGGTTCATGATCAAGCCTTCCCTGGTTTTTTCCCTGGCACGTTATCTCCTCAGCCAGAAGGCCTCTGACCTGCCCGGCCGAGAAATGCTGGGATCAAACGTCCGGATCCTCGTTTCAGAGATGGATGACTTTGGCACCATCTACCGTCCGCTAATTCCGTGGCCATTGGACCGGGAAGAAATCCTGGCCCTGGCCTTTCGGGAAGCGGGCCGTTCCTTTATGCGCGCCGGTTATCGCGTTCAGGAGGAGAAACTAGGGTCTGAATTCATGAACTTTGAACCCTCGGAACTGCCTGGATTGGGGAATCTGGTTCGCAGGTTGGTTGAGCTGGAAGAGTTTCTGCCATTAAGGAAAGATAGAGGCCCGGTAACTGACATCATAAAAATCGGGACTGAAGAACCGGAGCTGAAACCGCTAATAAGGACGCTTCTTATTCCTGAAGTGAGCCCAAAAACAGCCCAAGGTATGGTGCAAAACATGAGGGCCGTAATTTCAAAGGCCTTGAGCTATTCCTCTTCCCGGGTTGATACGGGTCGTCAATCGTGTCTTTTTCAGAAGGCCATGGGTTGA
- the fliD gene encoding flagellar filament capping protein FliD — protein MPADVSLTGSNVNYLSGSIKWTGLGSGVDFAEVVDQLIAIERMQINSLELWKTSWQDKTKSLQGLNSRMAAVLDFCEDFDSFEEFYVRTSSSSNTSVVTTTNTSTAIPGSHTVVVGEDIVGRVATRSFEDGVAVGGNAATQLLIRVGDPNDSGTWQTVTLTEGVDWDRAADDIDDLATAINNKDDAGADILETVQAVEDKTRSGDTFKRLIITAKDGGTAKQLWVEQPAGMDLFYEDTTYKTSIDDPFYETNWNNTGGVDLGKQGTYTGSTNKTFTFMINTTGKVGQEDINVSWADNEGNSGTFVVDDFDTYDVFQGVQVEFIDSTPGDDSDDTVYAADSFTMNVYHTTLQAAQDQGLAQAEQRVHSGFIDLITPVTDTTQTFTYLYEGVQTDINVSAGAKLQELANLINDDPNNRGVQATIINDGTSTTTAYHLVLTAQETGAEHTITGITGTLDNFDCSDSDFTITQKATDAMLKVDGFPSASWEYLQRSTNSVSDIITGVTLNLQSSGSTVVTVSNNLTAVKTQVETFVNSINFLMDYIREETKYIPETGESGIMIGNYAFTLVRSVIGDLLYPEGLDSDVDPYVQLSQIGIKTDPDQNGKWVIDYTDLNNALNDDLEAVARLFVEDTDNNSTGVCARLVEKLDELTDSEDGIAIVLIDNYNGIIKGIDDKIEYEEKRITLLKQRLNEKFARLEEQLNILNGELAFLEAQLDNLPSVGGAKKR, from the coding sequence ATGCCCGCTGATGTCAGTCTCACTGGCAGTAATGTCAACTACCTCTCAGGCTCCATTAAATGGACCGGCCTTGGTTCAGGCGTGGATTTTGCCGAAGTTGTTGACCAGTTAATCGCCATCGAACGGATGCAGATCAACAGCCTGGAGCTGTGGAAGACCTCCTGGCAGGACAAGACCAAGTCACTCCAGGGCCTCAACAGCCGCATGGCCGCAGTTCTTGATTTCTGTGAAGATTTTGACTCATTCGAGGAGTTTTACGTCCGAACCTCTTCCTCGTCCAACACCTCGGTCGTGACCACGACCAACACCTCAACGGCCATACCCGGCTCGCACACAGTGGTTGTCGGTGAAGATATCGTCGGCCGGGTGGCGACCCGCAGCTTTGAAGACGGTGTGGCTGTGGGTGGAAATGCTGCAACACAATTGCTGATCCGGGTGGGCGATCCGAACGATTCCGGGACCTGGCAGACAGTGACCCTGACCGAGGGCGTGGATTGGGATCGCGCCGCTGACGATATTGATGATCTGGCCACGGCCATAAATAACAAGGATGACGCCGGGGCTGACATCCTTGAGACGGTGCAGGCGGTGGAGGACAAGACCCGCAGTGGCGACACCTTTAAGCGCCTGATCATCACGGCCAAAGACGGCGGCACGGCCAAGCAGCTCTGGGTGGAACAGCCTGCTGGCATGGACCTGTTTTACGAGGACACCACTTACAAGACCTCGATTGACGACCCTTTCTACGAAACTAACTGGAATAATACCGGCGGCGTGGACCTCGGAAAGCAGGGAACCTATACCGGCAGCACTAATAAAACCTTCACCTTTATGATCAATACCACCGGGAAAGTAGGACAGGAAGACATAAACGTCTCCTGGGCCGACAACGAAGGCAACAGCGGCACCTTTGTCGTGGACGACTTTGACACCTATGATGTCTTTCAGGGGGTGCAGGTGGAGTTCATTGACTCCACCCCGGGGGACGACTCAGACGATACGGTCTATGCCGCCGACTCTTTTACCATGAACGTATATCACACCACGCTCCAGGCCGCCCAGGACCAGGGACTGGCTCAGGCGGAGCAGCGGGTGCACTCAGGATTTATTGACCTCATCACCCCGGTGACCGACACGACTCAAACATTCACTTATTTATATGAGGGGGTGCAGACAGACATTAATGTTTCGGCAGGCGCCAAGCTACAGGAACTGGCCAATTTGATTAACGATGACCCAAATAACCGGGGTGTCCAGGCCACCATCATCAATGATGGCACCAGCACGACCACGGCCTACCACCTGGTTCTTACCGCCCAGGAGACTGGGGCTGAACATACCATCACCGGTATCACCGGGACCCTCGACAACTTCGACTGCAGCGACTCCGATTTTACCATCACCCAAAAGGCGACCGACGCCATGCTCAAGGTAGACGGGTTTCCCAGTGCCTCCTGGGAGTACCTTCAGCGTTCTACCAATAGCGTCTCGGATATCATCACTGGAGTGACCCTGAATCTCCAGAGCTCAGGCTCAACCGTGGTGACCGTTTCCAACAACCTAACCGCGGTCAAGACCCAGGTCGAGACCTTTGTCAATTCTATCAATTTTCTCATGGACTACATCCGCGAGGAAACCAAATATATCCCCGAAACCGGCGAATCCGGGATTATGATCGGCAACTACGCCTTTACTCTTGTGCGCAGCGTTATCGGTGACTTGCTGTATCCCGAGGGCCTGGACAGCGATGTTGATCCATACGTCCAGCTGTCCCAGATCGGGATCAAGACGGATCCAGACCAGAATGGTAAATGGGTCATAGATTACACGGATTTGAATAATGCTCTTAATGATGACTTAGAGGCCGTGGCGCGTCTTTTCGTTGAAGACACTGATAATAACAGCACCGGCGTTTGCGCGCGTCTGGTAGAAAAGCTGGACGAATTGACCGACTCAGAAGATGGCATCGCCATCGTGCTCATTGATAACTACAACGGGATAATCAAAGGCATAGACGATAAAATAGAATATGAAGAGAAACGCATAACTTTACTCAAACAAAGACTCAATGAAAAATTCGCCAGACTCGAAGAACAGCTGAATATACTTAACGGTGAGCTGGCGTTTCTGGAAGCTCAGCTGGACAATCTCCCTAGCGTCGGCGGCGCGAAAAAGAGATGA
- a CDS encoding flagellin produces MGLVINHNLMAMNAARNLTTIYKSLAKSTAALSSGLRVMSAADDAAGLAVRELMRADIAVLNQGMRNASDAISLIQTAEGALGVVDEKLIRMRELAEQAATGTYTTSQRAIMNSEYQAMAAEIDRIASATDFNNVKLLDGSLAALHGGSGLKIHFGTGNSSAEDYYYIKVEDMRATPTTGLGVGTTETTNVDVWYNDNVYLGAANCAVSTTNGYLFFAYDYDASRTTGSAVSTELGNIVGMYQVASAATESGAFGLNALVDAINQGTAARVAINFDYSDPVQAGSSLAEAFNITCAAPMHFSMGDVKIALYQSATDFVDSDADISIDAGTPTVADFMETITSAINTADGNVFAVWDNTSSGNAVMVFAKEAGAAGNGYQAWEDASATGVTFKFIGDNITTTSAAGGITEGTFSGGGASWVTASVTTDDDGRYRLRIDGNATGAGHDMMFYEAADATDYNGGGICGASTWIGALTAYDDSAASEWIQLTDSSGVSGFLSDPGKTILTQSAAQLALGQITLAINSKDNARANLGALQNRLENTITQIAIQAENLQAAESRISDIDVALEMTEFTKNMILAQAATSMLAQANGLAQLALSVLG; encoded by the coding sequence ATGGGTTTAGTTATTAATCACAACCTGATGGCCATGAATGCGGCGCGCAACCTGACCACGATCTATAAATCGCTGGCCAAGTCAACAGCGGCCCTTTCTTCAGGTCTTCGGGTCATGTCTGCCGCGGATGACGCGGCTGGGCTGGCCGTCCGCGAACTGATGCGGGCCGACATTGCAGTGCTCAATCAGGGCATGAGAAACGCCAGTGACGCCATTTCCTTGATCCAGACGGCTGAAGGCGCGCTTGGCGTTGTTGATGAGAAGCTCATTCGTATGAGAGAGCTGGCCGAACAGGCCGCCACCGGTACTTATACCACGTCCCAGCGAGCAATAATGAACTCCGAGTATCAGGCCATGGCCGCTGAGATTGACCGAATCGCCAGCGCCACGGATTTTAACAATGTCAAGTTGTTAGATGGTTCTCTGGCGGCACTGCACGGTGGCAGTGGTCTGAAGATCCATTTCGGTACTGGAAATAGTTCGGCCGAGGACTACTACTATATTAAGGTCGAGGACATGCGGGCCACGCCTACGACCGGACTGGGCGTCGGCACGACTGAAACAACGAATGTGGACGTCTGGTACAACGACAACGTTTACCTGGGTGCGGCCAACTGCGCTGTCTCCACCACGAACGGCTACCTCTTCTTTGCTTATGACTATGACGCCAGCCGCACCACCGGCTCGGCCGTGAGCACGGAACTGGGGAACATCGTTGGTATGTACCAGGTTGCCAGCGCTGCAACCGAAAGCGGCGCTTTCGGCCTGAACGCCCTGGTGGACGCCATTAACCAGGGAACAGCCGCACGGGTGGCGATAAATTTTGATTACAGCGACCCGGTCCAGGCCGGTTCTTCCCTGGCCGAGGCCTTCAATATTACTTGTGCCGCTCCTATGCATTTTTCCATGGGCGATGTTAAGATCGCGTTATATCAGTCTGCTACTGATTTCGTGGATAGTGATGCAGACATCTCGATCGATGCAGGTACTCCTACGGTGGCTGATTTCATGGAGACGATCACCTCGGCCATCAATACGGCCGATGGCAATGTCTTTGCGGTCTGGGACAACACCTCGTCTGGAAACGCGGTCATGGTCTTTGCCAAGGAGGCTGGAGCGGCCGGAAACGGTTATCAGGCCTGGGAAGATGCTTCTGCTACTGGCGTGACCTTCAAGTTTATTGGCGATAATATTACTACGACTTCAGCCGCCGGGGGAATCACAGAAGGAACGTTCTCAGGTGGCGGTGCGAGCTGGGTCACGGCCTCGGTCACCACGGATGATGACGGCCGCTATCGGCTCAGGATAGACGGTAATGCCACCGGCGCCGGTCATGACATGATGTTCTATGAAGCTGCGGATGCCACCGATTACAATGGCGGCGGAATTTGCGGGGCCAGTACCTGGATCGGCGCTCTGACCGCGTACGACGACAGCGCCGCGAGCGAGTGGATCCAGCTCACCGACTCCAGCGGCGTGAGCGGATTCCTGAGCGATCCTGGTAAGACCATTCTTACCCAGTCTGCGGCTCAGCTGGCTTTGGGTCAAATTACCTTGGCTATCAATAGCAAAGACAACGCTCGCGCTAACCTGGGTGCTTTACAAAACAGGCTGGAGAACACCATCACCCAGATCGCCATCCAGGCGGAGAACCTGCAGGCGGCCGAGTCACGTATTTCAGATATTGACGTGGCCCTGGAGATGACTGAATTCACCAAAAACATGATCCTGGCCCAGGCGGCGACATCCATGCTGGCCCAGGCGAACGGCTTGGCCCAGTTGGCCCTCTCGGTGCTGGGTTAA
- a CDS encoding flagellar protein FlaG: MNDIQAITNSVRPNMTAEATRSEPRPQAKAENWDKMTATLEVYALQANFRLQFSVDEATGKTVIKVINIETQQIIRIIPPEASLKVAARLQQMIEHVIDLTV; the protein is encoded by the coding sequence GTGAACGATATTCAAGCCATAACCAACTCCGTCAGACCGAATATGACGGCAGAGGCAACGCGATCAGAACCCAGGCCTCAGGCTAAAGCCGAAAACTGGGACAAAATGACCGCGACGCTCGAGGTATATGCCCTTCAAGCAAATTTCCGCCTGCAATTTTCAGTGGATGAGGCCACAGGTAAAACCGTGATTAAGGTGATCAACATTGAGACTCAGCAGATCATCAGGATCATTCCGCCTGAGGCGAGCCTGAAAGTGGCCGCCCGATTGCAGCAGATGATCGAACATGTTATTGACCTCACGGTCTGA